The Campylobacter sp. MIT 99-7217 genome contains the following window.
CAGTCCTCATCAACAGGCCTTAAATTGCTTATAAAATTACATTTTGGATAGGCACTACAACCATAAAATTTACCCCTTTTTGAAAAGCGTTCAACCACTTCCCCTTCCTTACAAAGCGGACAAGTTAAGCCTATAGTATTTATCTTTTTAGCCTCTTTTTGCTCTGTTAAAGCTCTTGAATATCTGCATTTTGGGAAATTTAAACAAGCTACAAATTCCCCATATCGCCCCTTTCTTATGCCAAGCTCGCCCCCACATTCAGGGCATTTTTCTTCAAGCTTAACGACGGTTTTTTGCGAGGCTATATTTTTTTTGCCAGCTTCTATCTTTCTCATAAAGGGAAAGTAAAAATCCTTCAGTGTTTCTTGCCAATCAGCCTTATTTTCAGCTATCTTATCAAGGGTATCCTCAAGCTTTGAGCTAAATTCAGCATCAACTATATCAGCGAAGTTTTTTTCCAAAAGCTCAATCACGCTAAAGGCTACCTCGCTTGGTATGAGCTGTTTTTTTTCTATTTTTACATAATCTCTGCTTGTGAGTATAGAAATGGTAGGAGCATAGGTTGATGGACGCCCTATTCCTAAGCTTTCAAGCTTTTTTACCAGCCCTGCTTCGCTGTATCTTGGAGGTGGCTCTGTGAAATTTGAACTCAGATCAAGGCTTTGCACGGCTAAGCTTTGTTTTAAACTAAGCTCAGGCAAGATCTTATCCTTATCCTTTTCCCCATAAATTTTATAAAAACCATCAAAAATGATCTTTCGCCCACTTATCTTAAACAAAGCCTTGCCACCCTTTACAAAGATAGCCTCACTTTGAGAAAGAGCATCATTCATCTGGCAAGCTAAAAAGCGGTTGTAAATGAGGGTGTATAATTTTAATTCGTCCTTTTCTAAAAACTTAGTTGCAATTTCTGGGCTAAAGCTTAAATTTGTAGGACGGATAGCCTCATGTGCTTCTTGAGCACCTTTTGCCTTGGAAGTATAAAGCTTAGCCTTGGCTGGCAAGTATTTTTCTCCAAATTCTTTTTTTATGAAAGTTCTTGCAGCTTCAACCGCTTCTTTGGCTAAATTTAGACTATCTGTTCTCATATAAGTAATAACGCCCATTATTCCTTGATGGGTCTTAACCCCCTCATAAAGCCTTTGGGCTATCATCATGGTTTTTTTGGGATTAAAGCCAAAATTTGAAGAAGCACTTTGCTGAAGGGTTGAGGTCATAAAAGGAGGCGGAGTGCTTATCTTTCTTTGTTTGCTTTCAATATCACTAACCTCAAATTTAGCCTCCTTACACTCTTTTAAGATGAGCTTGGCTCTGTCTTTATTGGTTAGGCTTAATTTTTCTATTTTTTGGCTATCAAATTCCACAAGCTCAGCTTCTAAATCCTTTTCAAAGATCATATCTATAGTAAAATACTCAAGTGGCACAAAGGCTTTGATCTCTTTTTCCCTATCAACTACGATCTTTAAAGCAGCACTTTGAACCCTGCCAGCACTAAGCCCTCTTTGTATCTTTAAAGCTAACAAAGGACTTAGCTTGTAGCCTACAATACGATCAAGCAAACGCCTAGCTTGTTGGGC
Protein-coding sequences here:
- the topA gene encoding type I DNA topoisomerase, producing MKAKNLIIVESPAKARTIGNFLGDNYEVIASKGHIRDLPKTSFGIKIEDESFSPEYKITSDHTALVKELKQKASKALNIFLATDEDREGEAIAYHIAKAIGKDENALPRIVFHEITKDAIKKALENPRKLDINSVNAQQARRLLDRIVGYKLSPLLALKIQRGLSAGRVQSAALKIVVDREKEIKAFVPLEYFTIDMIFEKDLEAELVEFDSQKIEKLSLTNKDRAKLILKECKEAKFEVSDIESKQRKISTPPPFMTSTLQQSASSNFGFNPKKTMMIAQRLYEGVKTHQGIMGVITYMRTDSLNLAKEAVEAARTFIKKEFGEKYLPAKAKLYTSKAKGAQEAHEAIRPTNLSFSPEIATKFLEKDELKLYTLIYNRFLACQMNDALSQSEAIFVKGGKALFKISGRKIIFDGFYKIYGEKDKDKILPELSLKQSLAVQSLDLSSNFTEPPPRYSEAGLVKKLESLGIGRPSTYAPTISILTSRDYVKIEKKQLIPSEVAFSVIELLEKNFADIVDAEFSSKLEDTLDKIAENKADWQETLKDFYFPFMRKIEAGKKNIASQKTVVKLEEKCPECGGELGIRKGRYGEFVACLNFPKCRYSRALTEQKEAKKINTIGLTCPLCKEGEVVERFSKRGKFYGCSAYPKCNFISNLRPVDEDCPECKSYLVLKELKKGTFLECPKCKFKKELEKND